The Arachis ipaensis cultivar K30076 chromosome B07, Araip1.1, whole genome shotgun sequence genome includes a window with the following:
- the LOC107609306 gene encoding uncharacterized protein LOC107609306, with translation MEDSEQRKKRLKEMRMQADQAEVSGGVEGSGIPGHLSNPLIETSSTSRSQDRSSAAPRFDFYTDPMNAFSSNRMNNPRMQSAPDYFPLANFARSPAVQDPGSTNLYMAAFATQASPTPYRNPGWSEPRGHTHYNLPFRSASGSTYPNPRFEPPGGPSCFAGQGIIPHPSHSLNPSPGYRNSPTPNRGRGRGIWHNTQSHASGRCREQGQTSHGHWSNKDRASGPEDSYKRSMVEDPWKLLSPVIWRTTTISSYTPGSSKPRISNSVSDKREGPSGAAIKTGSEPSLAEYLAAAFNEAARNAENV, from the exons ATGGAGGATTCAGAGCAAAGAAAGAAAAGGTTGAAAGAAATGCGCATGCAGGCTGATCAAGCTGAAGTTTCTGGTGGTGTTGAAGGTTCTGGGATCCCAGGTCATCTCTCAAACCCCTTGATTGAAACTTCTTCGACTAGTCGCTCACAGGATAGATCATCCGCTGCACCAAGATTTGACTTTTATACAGATCCAATGAATGCATTCTCTTCTAACAGAATGAACAACCCCCGTATGCAGTCTGCACCAGATTATTTTCCTCTGGCCAATTTTGCCAGGTCTCCTGCAGTACAAGATCCAG GATCAACAAATCTGTATATGGCTGCCTTTGCCACTCAAGCATCACCAACACCCTATCGAAACCCAGGTTGGAGTGAACCAAGAGGCCATACTCATTATAACTTACCATTCCGTTCAGCAAGTGGTAGTACTTATCCTAATCCTAGATTCGAACCACCAGGTGGTCCATCATGTTTTGCTGGACAAGGCATAATTCCCCATCCGAGCCATAGTTTGAACCCTTCTCCAGGATACAGGAATAGTCCAACTCCCAATCGAGGGAGAGGCAGGGGCATTTGGCATAACACCCAAAGCCATGCTTCAGGACGTTGCAGGGAACAAGGACAAACTTCGCATGGTCACTGGTCCAACAAGGACAGAGCTTCCGGCCCAGAAGATTCGTATAAGAGGTCCATGGTTGAAGATCCATGGAAGCTTTTAAGCCCTGTAATATGGAGGACAACGACGATCTCTTCATATACACCAGGAAGTTCAAAACCTCGGATTTCGAACTCAGTAAGTGATAAAAGGGAAGGACCATCTGGCGCTGCTATCAAAACCGGGTCTGAGCCAAGTCTTGCTGAGTACTTGGCTGCTGCTTTCAATGAAGCTGCCAGAAATGCAGAAAATGTGTGA